From a single Pseudomonas serboccidentalis genomic region:
- a CDS encoding MerR family transcriptional regulator, which yields MSSQTYSISDLARELDITTRAIRFYEEQGLLSPERRGQERIYSPRDKVSLKLILRGKRIGFSLAECRELIELYDPSSGNTKQLNSMLAKISERREQLEQQLLDIEQMKLELDTAEERCVQALEQTLKSQQPVQ from the coding sequence ATGAGCAGCCAGACCTACAGCATTTCCGACCTCGCCCGCGAGCTGGATATCACCACCCGGGCGATCCGTTTTTATGAAGAACAAGGCCTGCTCAGCCCTGAGCGCCGTGGCCAGGAACGCATCTACTCGCCGCGCGACAAGGTCAGCCTGAAGCTGATCCTGCGCGGCAAGCGCATCGGTTTCTCGCTGGCCGAATGCCGCGAGTTGATCGAACTCTACGACCCGTCCAGCGGTAACACCAAACAGCTCAACAGCATGCTGGCGAAAATCAGCGAGCGCCGCGAACAGCTGGAGCAACAGTTGCTCGACATCGAACAGATGAAACTGGAACTCGATACCGCTGAAGAACGCTGCGTGCAGGCACTGGAGCAGACGCTCAAGAGTCAGCAGCCGGTTCAGTAA
- a CDS encoding LysR family transcriptional regulator — protein sequence MNLSKVDLNLFIVFDAIYTEANLTRAGQIVGITQPAVSNALARLRETFNDPLFVRTAQGMVPTPMAQNIIGPVRNALSLLRVSVQESRIFNPAQAVKTYRISMTDLTEAVILPPLFQRLRRLAPTVIIESFLSKRRETTKELAAGRLDFAVDAPLNTDPQVRHVKLMEDRYVCAMRKGHPLAGKEKLSLDDYLSLTHIHISSRRSGLGYVDLALGKMGIQRKIALRSQHYLMASQVMQQTDMVMTVPERFARRNDLHAFNLPVNDVPPLETHLYWHESTDQDPANRWMREQIIELCQQVAAQEKKLDKQVV from the coding sequence ATGAACCTGAGCAAGGTCGACCTCAACCTTTTCATTGTCTTCGACGCGATCTACACCGAAGCCAACCTGACCCGCGCCGGGCAGATTGTCGGCATCACCCAGCCGGCGGTGTCCAACGCGTTGGCGCGGTTGCGTGAGACCTTCAACGATCCGCTGTTCGTGCGCACCGCCCAGGGCATGGTGCCGACGCCGATGGCGCAGAACATCATCGGCCCGGTGCGCAATGCGTTGTCGCTGCTGCGGGTGTCGGTGCAGGAAAGCCGGATTTTCAACCCGGCCCAGGCGGTCAAGACCTACCGCATCAGCATGACCGACCTCACTGAAGCGGTGATTCTGCCGCCGCTGTTCCAGCGTTTGCGACGTCTGGCGCCGACGGTGATCATCGAGAGCTTCCTGTCCAAACGCCGCGAAACCACCAAGGAACTGGCCGCCGGACGCCTGGATTTCGCCGTGGATGCGCCGCTCAACACCGACCCGCAGGTGCGCCACGTCAAGCTGATGGAAGACCGTTACGTCTGCGCGATGCGCAAGGGCCATCCGCTGGCGGGCAAGGAAAAACTCAGCCTCGACGATTACCTGTCACTGACCCACATTCATATCTCCAGCCGCCGCAGCGGCCTGGGTTATGTCGATCTGGCCCTCGGCAAAATGGGCATTCAGCGCAAGATCGCCCTGCGCTCACAGCATTACCTGATGGCGTCCCAGGTCATGCAGCAGACCGACATGGTAATGACGGTGCCCGAGCGCTTTGCCCGGCGTAACGACTTGCATGCGTTCAACCTGCCGGTCAACGACGTGCCGCCGCTGGAGACTCATCTGTACTGGCACGAAAGCACCGATCAGGACCCGGCCAACCGCTGGATGCGCGAGCAGATCATCGAGTTGTGCCAGCAGGTGGCGGCGCAGGAGAAGAAACTCGATAAGCAGGTGGTTTGA
- a CDS encoding acyl-CoA dehydrogenase, protein MDFAYSPKVQELRERVTAFMDTYVYPAEAVFERQVAEGDRWQPTAIMEELKAKAKAEGLWNLFLPESELGAGLTNLEYAPLAEIMGRSLLGPEPFNCSAPDTGNMEVLVRYANEEQKQRWLEPLLRGEIRSAFAMTEPDVASSDATNMAARAVRDGDEWVINGKKWWTSGACDPRCKILIFMGLSNPDAPRHAQHSMILVPVDTPGVKIVRPLPVFGYDDAPHGHAEVLFDNVRVPYENVLLGEGRGFEIAQGRLGPGRIHHCMRSIGMAERALELMCKRSVSRTAFGKPLARLGGNVDKIADSRMEIDMARLLTLKAAYMMDTVGNKVAKSEIAQIKVVAPNVALRVIDRAIQIHGGAGVSNDFPLAYMYAMQRTLRLADGPDEVHRAAIGKFEIGKYVPKEMLRSGH, encoded by the coding sequence ATGGATTTCGCTTATTCGCCCAAGGTGCAAGAACTGCGTGAGCGCGTGACCGCGTTCATGGACACTTACGTTTACCCGGCCGAAGCCGTGTTCGAACGCCAGGTTGCCGAGGGCGATCGCTGGCAGCCGACCGCGATCATGGAGGAACTCAAAGCCAAGGCCAAAGCCGAAGGCCTGTGGAATCTGTTCCTGCCGGAATCGGAGCTCGGCGCCGGGCTGACCAACCTCGAATACGCGCCGCTGGCGGAAATCATGGGTCGCTCGTTGCTCGGGCCGGAACCGTTCAACTGCTCGGCGCCGGACACCGGCAACATGGAAGTGCTGGTGCGCTACGCCAACGAAGAACAGAAACAGCGCTGGCTCGAACCGCTGTTGCGCGGCGAAATCCGCTCGGCGTTCGCCATGACCGAACCGGACGTGGCTTCGTCCGACGCGACCAACATGGCCGCCCGCGCCGTGCGTGACGGCGACGAGTGGGTGATCAACGGCAAAAAATGGTGGACCTCCGGCGCTTGCGATCCGCGCTGCAAGATCCTGATCTTCATGGGTCTGAGCAACCCTGATGCACCGCGCCACGCCCAGCACTCGATGATCCTGGTGCCGGTCGACACCCCCGGGGTGAAAATCGTCCGTCCGCTGCCGGTGTTCGGTTACGACGACGCACCGCACGGCCACGCCGAAGTGCTGTTCGATAACGTGCGGGTGCCGTACGAAAACGTCCTGCTCGGTGAAGGCCGCGGCTTCGAAATCGCCCAAGGTCGCCTTGGCCCGGGGCGGATTCACCACTGCATGCGTTCGATCGGCATGGCCGAGCGTGCACTGGAATTGATGTGCAAACGCTCGGTGAGCCGCACCGCATTCGGCAAACCGCTGGCGCGTCTGGGCGGTAACGTCGACAAGATCGCCGACTCGCGGATGGAAATCGACATGGCGCGCCTGCTGACTCTGAAGGCGGCGTACATGATGGACACCGTGGGCAACAAAGTGGCGAAGAGCGAGATCGCGCAGATCAAGGTCGTCGCGCCGAACGTCGCGCTGCGGGTGATTGACCGGGCGATCCAGATCCATGGCGGGGCCGGGGTGTCGAACGATTTCCCGCTGGCCTACATGTACGCGATGCAACGCACCCTGCGCCTGGCCGACGGCCCGGACGAAGTGCACCGCGCGGCGATCGGCAAGTTCGAGATCGGCAAGTATGTGCCGAAAGAGATGCTGCGCAGCGGTCATTAA
- a CDS encoding phosphate ABC transporter substrate-binding/OmpA family protein: MTLRVLFVFVLSAWLTVSAAALPIPENGPALRIQGSNTIGADLGPALVEGFLQEQGLLKIHRENPDTANEQHIVGQTAQGKRVVIEVAAHGSSTGFTALKSASADLAAASRPIKDSELLSLQALGDMKSPEAEQVIAIDGLAIILHPDNPLQQLDTGQLARIFAGEVKTWEDLGGRGGAIHLYARDDQSGTYDTFKELVLSRRGKSLSATAKRFESSEQLSDAVSSDAQGIGFIGLPYVRQAKAVAIADGASQSMLPLNSLIATEDYPLSRRLFFYLPPTSQNPWASALVAFAQSPQGQKIVAANGFISQTIHAMTVTPNALMPEGYQSLSRHAQRLTVNFRFEEGSASLDNKARQDLARVLDYIKRHDKTERAVTLVGFGDEKDDPARADLLSKLRAMAVRRELVKNGVVLREVRGFGALMPVAANSADEGRIKNRRVEVWVY, from the coding sequence ATGACCCTGCGTGTTCTGTTCGTCTTTGTGTTGAGTGCATGGCTGACGGTCAGCGCCGCCGCCCTGCCGATCCCCGAAAACGGCCCGGCACTGCGTATTCAGGGTTCCAATACCATTGGCGCCGATCTCGGCCCCGCGCTGGTCGAAGGTTTTTTGCAGGAACAGGGCCTGCTGAAGATCCACCGCGAAAACCCCGACACCGCCAACGAACAACACATTGTTGGCCAGACCGCACAAGGCAAACGGGTCGTGATTGAAGTCGCCGCCCACGGCTCCAGCACTGGTTTCACTGCGCTGAAAAGCGCCAGCGCCGACCTCGCTGCCGCCTCCCGTCCGATCAAGGACAGCGAACTGCTCAGCCTGCAAGCGCTGGGCGACATGAAGAGCCCTGAGGCCGAGCAAGTCATCGCCATCGACGGCCTGGCGATCATCCTGCATCCCGACAATCCGCTGCAGCAACTGGACACCGGGCAACTGGCGCGGATCTTCGCCGGTGAGGTGAAAACCTGGGAAGACCTCGGCGGGCGCGGCGGTGCGATCCATCTATATGCGCGGGATGATCAGTCCGGCACCTACGACACGTTCAAGGAACTGGTGCTGAGTCGTCGCGGGAAAAGTCTGAGTGCCACGGCGAAACGCTTCGAGTCCAGCGAGCAATTGTCCGACGCGGTGAGCAGCGATGCGCAAGGCATCGGTTTCATCGGCCTGCCTTATGTGCGTCAGGCCAAAGCCGTGGCAATCGCCGACGGTGCATCGCAATCGATGTTGCCGCTCAACAGCCTGATCGCGACGGAAGACTATCCACTGTCCCGACGGCTGTTCTTTTATCTGCCACCTACCAGCCAGAATCCGTGGGCTTCAGCGCTGGTGGCGTTTGCGCAAAGCCCACAGGGGCAGAAGATTGTCGCGGCCAACGGTTTCATCAGCCAGACCATCCATGCGATGACCGTCACGCCGAATGCGCTGATGCCCGAGGGTTATCAATCCCTCAGCCGGCATGCCCAACGTCTGACAGTGAATTTCCGCTTTGAAGAAGGCAGCGCCAGCCTCGACAACAAGGCGCGGCAGGATCTGGCGCGGGTGCTCGACTATATAAAGCGCCACGACAAGACCGAGCGTGCGGTGACGCTGGTGGGCTTTGGTGACGAGAAAGACGACCCGGCCCGGGCCGACCTGCTGTCGAAACTGCGGGCCATGGCGGTGCGCCGCGAGTTGGTGAAGAACGGCGTGGTGTTGCGCGAGGTGCGCGGGTTTGGCGCGTTGATGCCGGTGGCGGCGAACAGTGCGGATGAGGGGCGGATCAAGAATCGGCGGGTTGAGGTTTGGGTGTATTGA
- the xthA gene encoding exodeoxyribonuclease III, which yields MKIVSFNINGLRARPHQLAALIEKHQPDVIGLQETKVHDDQFPLEEVRALGYHVYFHGQKGHYGVALLSRNEPIAVHKGFATDEEDAQRRFIWGTFADANGVPVTIMNGYFPQGESRDHPTKFPAKQRFYSDLQTLLESQFHNEQPLVVMGDVNISPEDRDIGIGPDNMKRWLKTGKCSFLPEEREWMARLKNWGLTDSFRHLNPDVSDMFSWFDYRSRGFEDEPKRGLRIDVILASHGLLPRVKDAGVDYELRGMEKPSDHAPIWLELA from the coding sequence ATGAAGATCGTTTCCTTCAACATCAACGGACTGCGCGCCCGTCCGCATCAGCTGGCAGCGCTGATCGAAAAGCATCAGCCGGACGTGATCGGCCTGCAGGAAACCAAGGTCCACGACGACCAGTTCCCGCTGGAAGAAGTGCGGGCGCTGGGCTATCACGTTTATTTCCACGGCCAGAAAGGCCATTACGGCGTCGCCCTGCTCTCGCGCAACGAGCCGATCGCCGTTCACAAAGGCTTCGCCACCGATGAAGAAGACGCCCAGCGCCGCTTCATCTGGGGCACCTTCGCCGACGCCAATGGCGTGCCGGTGACCATCATGAACGGCTACTTCCCGCAGGGCGAAAGCCGCGACCATCCGACCAAGTTCCCGGCCAAGCAACGCTTTTACAGCGACCTGCAAACCCTGCTGGAAAGCCAGTTCCACAACGAACAGCCGCTGGTAGTGATGGGCGATGTGAACATTTCCCCGGAAGACCGCGACATCGGCATCGGCCCGGACAACATGAAGCGCTGGCTGAAAACCGGTAAATGCAGCTTCCTGCCGGAGGAGCGCGAGTGGATGGCCCGCCTGAAGAACTGGGGCCTGACCGACAGCTTCCGCCACCTGAACCCGGACGTGAGCGACATGTTCAGCTGGTTCGACTACCGCAGCCGTGGCTTTGAAGATGAGCCGAAACGTGGGCTGCGGATCGACGTGATCCTCGCCTCCCATGGCCTGTTGCCGCGAGTGAAGGATGCGGGCGTGGACTATGAACTGCGCGGGATGGAGAAGCCGTCGGATCACGCGCCGATCTGGCTGGAACTGGCCTGA
- the msrQ gene encoding protein-methionine-sulfoxide reductase heme-binding subunit MsrQ, whose product MRYPYWRVGVFIAVAIWPLLWFYQAFADLLGPDPGKVLVDRLGLGTLVLLLITLSMTPLQKLTGWAGWIAVRRQLGLWCFAYVVLHLCSYMAFILGFDWSQLGVELRKRPYIIVGALGFLGLLALAITSNRYSQRRLGTRWKKLHRLVYVILGLGLLHMLWIVRADLKEWAIYAFIGTVLLLLRVPAIARRIPRLVAKKQVLQ is encoded by the coding sequence ATGCGATATCCGTACTGGCGTGTAGGCGTTTTCATTGCTGTGGCGATATGGCCATTGCTTTGGTTTTATCAGGCGTTTGCGGATTTGCTCGGTCCGGATCCTGGCAAAGTGCTGGTTGATCGGCTGGGGCTGGGAACGTTGGTGTTGCTGTTGATCACATTATCCATGACGCCCTTGCAGAAATTGACCGGGTGGGCGGGGTGGATTGCTGTGCGTCGTCAATTGGGGCTGTGGTGTTTTGCGTATGTGGTGTTGCACTTGTGCAGCTATATGGCATTCATTCTGGGTTTCGACTGGTCTCAGTTGGGCGTGGAGTTGCGTAAGCGGCCGTACATTATTGTCGGTGCGCTGGGTTTTCTCGGATTGTTGGCGTTGGCGATCACGTCCAATCGCTACAGTCAGCGTCGTCTGGGTACGCGCTGGAAGAAACTGCATCGGTTGGTGTACGTGATTCTGGGGCTGGGATTGCTGCATATGCTGTGGATTGTGCGGGCAGACCTTAAAGAGTGGGCGATCTATGCCTTTATAGGTACCGTGCTTTTACTGCTGCGTGTGCCTGCGATTGCTCGTCGAATCCCGCGTTTAGTGGCTAAAAAGCAGGTTTTGCAAT
- the msrP gene encoding protein-methionine-sulfoxide reductase catalytic subunit MsrP → MLIKIPKASDCHESDVTPESIYLSRRQLLGATAAGIAVSSLPRWAVAEEAARYADVEPGKAPTWFADKLLSTKWGAVNVKDEAITPYKDATHYNNFYEFGTDKGDPAANAGSLKTEPWSVVVDGEVGKPGRYALEDFMKPYQLEERIYRLRCVEAWSMVIPWIGFPISALLKQVEPTSNAKYIRFETLQDPKSMPGQRSGFALIDWPYVEGLRLDEAMNPLAILAVGMYGRELPNQNGAPLRLVVPWKYGFKSVKSIVRISLVSEQPKTTWQSIAADEYGFYANVNPAVDHPRWTQARERRLPNSLFKPNVRDTQMFNGYADEVASLYAGLDLRKNY, encoded by the coding sequence ATGCTGATCAAAATCCCCAAAGCGTCCGACTGCCATGAGTCGGATGTCACGCCTGAATCCATTTATCTTTCTCGTCGACAGCTGCTCGGAGCCACCGCGGCAGGCATCGCCGTGAGCAGCTTGCCACGTTGGGCTGTCGCAGAAGAAGCGGCGCGCTATGCCGATGTCGAGCCGGGCAAGGCGCCCACCTGGTTTGCCGATAAGCTCCTGTCTACTAAATGGGGCGCGGTCAACGTCAAGGATGAGGCCATCACGCCTTATAAAGACGCGACCCACTACAACAACTTCTATGAGTTCGGTACCGATAAGGGCGATCCAGCAGCCAATGCCGGTTCGCTGAAAACCGAGCCGTGGAGTGTGGTCGTGGATGGCGAGGTGGGGAAGCCCGGGCGCTATGCGCTGGAAGACTTCATGAAACCTTACCAGTTGGAGGAGCGCATCTATCGCCTTCGCTGCGTTGAAGCCTGGTCGATGGTTATCCCGTGGATCGGTTTTCCGATCTCTGCACTGCTCAAGCAGGTCGAACCGACCTCTAACGCCAAGTACATTCGGTTTGAAACCTTGCAGGATCCTAAAAGCATGCCCGGGCAGCGCTCGGGTTTCGCCCTGATCGACTGGCCTTATGTAGAAGGCTTGCGTCTGGATGAGGCAATGAACCCGTTGGCGATTCTGGCGGTTGGCATGTATGGCCGTGAGCTGCCGAATCAGAACGGTGCGCCGCTACGCTTGGTGGTGCCGTGGAAGTATGGCTTCAAAAGCGTCAAATCCATTGTGCGTATCAGTCTGGTCAGCGAGCAGCCGAAAACTACCTGGCAGAGTATTGCTGCAGATGAATACGGCTTCTATGCCAACGTTAACCCTGCCGTGGATCACCCGCGCTGGACTCAGGCGCGGGAGCGACGGTTGCCCAACAGTCTGTTCAAACCGAACGTGCGTGATACGCAGATGTTCAACGGTTACGCCGATGAAGTCGCTTCTCTCTATGCAGGGCTCGATCTGCGGAAGAACTACTGA
- the pssA gene encoding CDP-diacylglycerol--serine O-phosphatidyltransferase, whose product MSERPEEPNQASDAESLLPIDEHIEEGHDAEGRKVRHRGIYLLPNLFTTANLFAGFYSIINSMSAQAALSAGDSANASKYFAFAAIAIFVAMVLDGLDGRVARMTNTQSAFGAEYDSLSDMVAFGVAPALLAFGWALGDMGKVGWMVAFIYVAGAALRLARFNTQVGTADKRYFIGLASPAAAGVVAGIVWAFSDYGIQGSKMSFLVALMVAAAGMLMVSNIKYNSFKELDLKGRVPFVAILAVVLVFAVVFSDPPRILLLVFLAYAASGPVQYLLRLRRHKNAE is encoded by the coding sequence ATGAGCGAACGTCCCGAAGAGCCGAACCAGGCTTCTGACGCCGAAAGCCTGCTGCCCATCGATGAACACATCGAAGAAGGGCACGACGCAGAAGGTCGTAAAGTCCGGCATCGTGGTATCTATCTGCTGCCGAACCTGTTCACCACTGCGAACCTGTTTGCAGGGTTTTACTCCATCATCAACTCGATGAGTGCCCAGGCTGCCTTGAGCGCCGGGGACTCTGCGAACGCGAGCAAGTATTTCGCCTTCGCCGCGATCGCGATCTTCGTCGCCATGGTGCTCGACGGCCTCGATGGTCGCGTGGCGCGCATGACCAATACGCAAAGCGCGTTCGGTGCCGAGTATGACTCGCTGTCCGACATGGTTGCCTTTGGTGTGGCGCCGGCGCTGCTGGCCTTCGGCTGGGCGCTGGGCGACATGGGCAAGGTCGGCTGGATGGTCGCTTTCATCTATGTCGCCGGTGCCGCGTTGCGTCTGGCGCGTTTCAATACCCAGGTCGGTACGGCAGACAAGCGCTACTTCATCGGTCTGGCCAGTCCGGCGGCTGCCGGTGTGGTGGCGGGGATCGTCTGGGCGTTCAGTGATTACGGGATCCAGGGTTCGAAGATGTCGTTCCTGGTCGCCTTGATGGTGGCGGCTGCCGGCATGCTGATGGTCAGCAACATCAAGTACAACAGCTTCAAGGAGCTGGATTTGAAGGGCCGTGTGCCGTTCGTGGCGATCCTTGCGGTGGTGCTGGTGTTCGCCGTGGTCTTCAGTGATCCACCGCGGATTCTGCTGCTGGTGTTCCTCGCTTACGCCGCTTCCGGCCCGGTGCAATACCTGTTGCGTCTTCGTCGTCACAAAAACGCCGAGTGA
- the ilvC gene encoding ketol-acid reductoisomerase codes for MKVFYDKDCDLSIIQGKKVAIIGYGSQGHAQACNLKDSGVDVTVGLRKGSATVAKAEAHGLKVTDVASAVAAADLVMILTPDEFQSSLYKNEIEPNIKKGATLAFSHGFAIHYNQVVPRADLDVIMIAPKAPGHTVRSEFVKGGGIPDLIAIYQDASGNAKNVALSYAAGVGGGRTGIIETTFKDETETDLFGEQAVLCGGTVELVKAGFETLVEAGYAPEMAYFECLHELKLIVDLMYEGGIANMNYSISNNAEYGEYVTGPEVINAESRQAMRNALKRIQDGEYAKMFISEGATGYPSMTAKRRNNAAHGIEIIGEQLRSMMPWIGANKIVDKAKN; via the coding sequence CACGCCCAGGCATGCAACCTGAAAGACTCCGGTGTCGACGTTACCGTCGGTCTGCGTAAAGGTTCGGCCACTGTTGCCAAAGCCGAAGCTCACGGCCTGAAAGTGACCGACGTTGCTTCCGCTGTTGCTGCTGCCGACCTGGTCATGATCCTGACCCCGGACGAGTTCCAGTCCTCGCTGTACAAGAACGAAATCGAGCCGAACATCAAGAAAGGCGCCACCCTGGCCTTCTCCCACGGCTTCGCGATTCACTACAACCAGGTTGTTCCGCGTGCCGACCTCGACGTGATCATGATCGCGCCGAAAGCCCCGGGCCACACCGTGCGTTCCGAGTTCGTGAAGGGCGGCGGTATCCCTGACCTGATCGCGATCTACCAGGACGCTTCGGGCAACGCCAAAAACGTAGCCCTGTCCTACGCTGCTGGCGTGGGTGGCGGTCGTACCGGCATCATCGAAACCACCTTCAAGGACGAGACCGAAACCGACCTGTTCGGCGAACAAGCCGTACTGTGCGGCGGTACCGTTGAGCTGGTAAAAGCCGGTTTCGAAACCCTGGTTGAAGCTGGCTACGCGCCGGAAATGGCCTACTTCGAGTGCCTGCACGAACTGAAACTGATCGTTGACCTCATGTATGAAGGCGGTATCGCCAACATGAACTACTCGATCTCCAACAACGCTGAATACGGCGAGTACGTGACCGGTCCGGAAGTGATCAACGCCGAATCCCGTCAGGCCATGCGCAATGCCCTGAAACGTATTCAGGACGGCGAGTACGCCAAAATGTTCATCAGCGAGGGCGCAACCGGCTACCCTTCGATGACCGCCAAGCGTCGTAACAACGCCGCTCACGGTATCGAAATCATCGGCGAGCAACTGCGCTCCATGATGCCGTGGATCGGTGCCAACAAGATCGTCGACAAAGCCAAAAACTAA